The following proteins are co-located in the Diaphorobacter sp. HDW4B genome:
- a CDS encoding 16S rRNA pseudouridine(516) synthase, with translation MQLQDILYSQGFGTRRVCAGLVQQGHVALYEAESVEPVVHTDASEDVEEDGLRMRVQGVDWPYQEKAYILLNKPAGTECSQKPSAYPSIYTLLPSPLRQRPSKSNVQGIQAVGRLDQDTTGMLVLTDDGPFIHRLNSPKRHVPKVYDVTAKHEVTDDQIKRLLAGVLLNDENENVRAAACEQTGLHTFKLTLTEGKYHQVKRMVAAVGNRVEGLHRSRIGTLGLPGDLEPGKWRWLTIGELSQLTATS, from the coding sequence ATGCAACTCCAGGACATTCTCTATTCACAAGGATTTGGTACACGCCGCGTCTGCGCTGGGTTGGTCCAGCAGGGGCATGTGGCGCTGTATGAAGCAGAAAGCGTGGAGCCCGTGGTGCACACGGATGCGAGTGAGGATGTCGAGGAAGACGGCCTGCGCATGCGCGTGCAGGGTGTGGACTGGCCATATCAGGAGAAGGCATATATTCTGCTGAACAAGCCTGCCGGGACCGAGTGCTCGCAGAAACCCTCTGCCTACCCCAGCATCTACACGCTGCTGCCAAGCCCCTTGCGCCAGCGCCCCAGCAAGAGCAATGTGCAGGGCATACAGGCGGTGGGACGGCTCGATCAGGATACGACCGGCATGCTGGTCTTGACGGATGACGGCCCGTTCATTCACCGTCTGAATTCACCCAAGCGCCACGTGCCCAAGGTGTACGACGTGACAGCCAAGCACGAAGTCACAGACGATCAGATCAAGCGCCTTCTCGCCGGTGTTCTGCTGAACGACGAGAACGAGAATGTGCGCGCAGCTGCATGTGAGCAGACGGGGTTGCACACCTTCAAATTGACCCTGACCGAGGGCAAGTATCACCAGGTCAAGCGGATGGTGGCGGCGGTGGGCAACCGTGTGGAAGGACTGCACCGCTCACGCATCGGCACGCTTGGTTTGCCGGGTGATCTGGAGCCGGGAAAGTGGCGTTGGTTGACCATCGGTGAGCTTAGTCAGTTGACCGCAACATCCTGA
- a CDS encoding sterol desaturase family protein, giving the protein MEWWTSLFNSVQQWLFESVIQPAMFQLGMASLLEDGYDATGWLLVGLLQVLVIVAVIGPLERWRPVEAITDRKAIRTDVIYTLIQRLGLFRLVLFFTLTPLFDSLFGMLRVEGLRTFNIDAIWPGVTDLPWVSFLLYLAVFDLLDYLIHRGQHRFDWWWALHSLHHSQRQMTKWSDSRNHLLDDVLRDVIIVVVAQLIGVAPGQFVAIVAIAQLSENLHHANARIWFGQLGERLWISPRFHRRHHAISLVEARQGDPHLPAQSLPRSIELARGCNFGVLLPLWDMLFRTANFELRFDPTGVDDQVTPGPDGKVRNYGSGFWSQQWLGILRLLGRG; this is encoded by the coding sequence GTGGAATGGTGGACATCGCTTTTCAACTCGGTGCAGCAATGGCTGTTCGAGTCGGTCATCCAGCCGGCCATGTTCCAGTTGGGCATGGCCAGTCTGCTGGAGGACGGGTATGACGCGACCGGCTGGCTGCTGGTCGGGTTGCTGCAGGTACTGGTGATCGTGGCGGTGATCGGGCCGCTGGAGCGCTGGCGGCCGGTGGAGGCCATCACGGATCGCAAGGCCATTCGCACGGACGTCATCTACACGCTGATTCAGCGCCTTGGCCTGTTCCGGCTGGTGCTGTTCTTCACGCTCACACCGCTGTTCGACAGCCTGTTCGGCATGCTGCGTGTCGAAGGACTGCGCACTTTCAACATCGATGCGATCTGGCCCGGCGTGACCGATCTGCCTTGGGTCAGCTTTTTGCTGTATCTGGCCGTGTTCGATCTGCTGGACTATCTGATCCATCGCGGCCAGCATCGTTTCGACTGGTGGTGGGCGCTGCATTCACTGCACCATTCACAGCGGCAGATGACCAAATGGTCGGACAGTCGCAATCACCTGCTCGATGACGTATTGCGCGATGTGATCATCGTCGTGGTGGCGCAGTTGATTGGTGTGGCTCCGGGACAGTTCGTGGCGATTGTTGCCATCGCGCAGCTCAGCGAGAACCTGCACCACGCCAATGCACGCATCTGGTTCGGCCAGCTTGGTGAGCGGCTGTGGATCAGCCCGCGCTTTCATCGTCGACACCATGCGATTTCGCTGGTCGAGGCGCGCCAGGGTGATCCGCATCTGCCTGCCCAATCCCTGCCGCGCTCGATCGAGCTGGCGCGTGGGTGCAATTTCGGCGTTCTGCTGCCGCTGTGGGACATGCTGTTTCGCACCGCCAACTTCGAGTTGCGGTTTGATCCTACAGGGGTTGACGACCAAGTCACACCCGGTCCGGATGGCAAAGTGCGCAACTATGGCAGCGGATTCTGGTCACAGCAATGGCTCGGAATTCTCCGGCTTTTGGGACGCGGCTGA
- a CDS encoding polysaccharide deacetylase family protein, with amino-acid sequence MHIRLKLFCSLLLAASTAAMAVQPPACDKPVYLTFDTGHMGVAPLIADVLKREQVHVTFFAANEATKTNGTSLDAEWVPWWKARAAEGHEFASHTYDHVYWRGDVVKGTDVSFKVKPSAGPRKDEQFVMTSAQYCEEIGRSEERLQAMTGKEPLPLFRAPGGKTSPRLLAAAKACGYAHVGWAPAGFLGDELPSEKYSNQRLLDQALVSIRKGDILLAHLGIWSRQDPWAPAVLEPLIKGLKERGFCFRTLREHPDYAGWTRKQKQ; translated from the coding sequence ATGCACATCCGTCTGAAGCTTTTTTGTTCGCTGCTGCTGGCGGCTTCCACTGCTGCGATGGCAGTGCAGCCGCCTGCCTGCGACAAGCCGGTCTACCTCACCTTCGACACGGGTCATATGGGCGTTGCGCCATTGATTGCGGACGTGCTCAAGCGCGAGCAGGTGCATGTCACGTTCTTTGCTGCCAACGAGGCGACGAAGACGAACGGTACGAGTCTCGACGCCGAATGGGTTCCCTGGTGGAAGGCGCGCGCGGCGGAAGGGCATGAGTTCGCTTCGCACACCTACGACCATGTCTATTGGCGCGGTGATGTGGTGAAGGGGACGGATGTCTCGTTCAAGGTCAAGCCCTCGGCGGGACCTCGCAAGGACGAGCAGTTCGTGATGACTTCCGCCCAGTATTGCGAAGAAATCGGTCGCTCCGAAGAACGATTGCAAGCAATGACGGGCAAGGAGCCGCTGCCGTTGTTCCGTGCGCCTGGAGGCAAGACCTCACCGCGCCTGCTGGCTGCAGCAAAAGCTTGCGGCTACGCGCATGTGGGTTGGGCTCCAGCGGGTTTTCTGGGTGACGAGCTGCCCAGCGAAAAATACAGCAACCAGCGTCTGCTGGATCAGGCGCTTGTGAGCATACGCAAGGGCGACATCCTGCTCGCGCATCTGGGCATCTGGTCGCGTCAGGACCCTTGGGCTCCCGCCGTGTTGGAGCCTTTGATCAAGGGCCTGAAGGAACGCGGATTCTGCTTCCGCACCCTGCGCGAGCATCCCGATTACGCGGGCTGGACGCGCAAGCAGAAACAGTGA
- a CDS encoding YncE family protein, which produces MMGAKASLPPVFVLNSLDANVSVIDPEKWVEVQRITTGKEPHHLYLTPDEKSVVIANALGDSLTFVDPKTAQVQRTVTGIVDPYHLRFSPDMKWFITAANRLNHVDFYRWDGKDLTLVQRVPTAKTPSHLWIDSKSRTVYSTMQDSDELVAIDMATQKIKWRVKTGPMPADLYGSPDDKMLFIGLTGGKGVEVFDISSDQQPARSVQIIPTGAGAHAFRSAGDGKHLYVSNRVANSISKIDMASRTAVESYSAPGGPDCMDVSADGRYIYVGARWARKLLVIDTHEKKVIRSVNVGKSPHGVWTLDHAKR; this is translated from the coding sequence ATGATGGGTGCCAAGGCGAGTCTTCCGCCTGTTTTCGTTCTCAATTCCCTGGACGCGAATGTCAGCGTCATCGATCCCGAAAAGTGGGTCGAAGTCCAGCGCATCACGACTGGCAAGGAACCTCACCATCTGTATTTGACCCCCGACGAAAAGTCGGTCGTCATTGCCAATGCGTTGGGTGATTCGCTCACATTCGTCGATCCCAAAACCGCGCAGGTGCAGCGCACGGTCACCGGCATCGTCGACCCCTACCATCTGCGTTTCAGCCCGGACATGAAGTGGTTCATCACGGCTGCAAATCGCTTGAATCACGTGGACTTCTATCGTTGGGACGGCAAGGATCTGACCTTGGTTCAACGCGTGCCCACGGCGAAGACTCCCAGCCACCTCTGGATCGACAGCAAGAGCCGCACGGTGTACTCCACCATGCAGGACAGTGACGAGCTGGTGGCCATCGACATGGCCACGCAGAAGATCAAATGGCGCGTGAAGACTGGCCCCATGCCGGCAGATCTGTACGGTTCGCCAGACGACAAGATGCTGTTCATCGGCCTCACTGGCGGAAAGGGTGTGGAGGTGTTCGACATCTCCAGCGACCAGCAGCCAGCACGCAGCGTGCAGATCATTCCCACAGGCGCGGGTGCCCACGCATTCCGTTCGGCTGGTGATGGCAAGCATCTTTACGTGAGCAATCGCGTGGCCAATTCGATCAGCAAGATCGACATGGCAAGCCGTACAGCGGTCGAGAGCTACTCGGCCCCCGGAGGCCCCGATTGCATGGATGTGTCCGCAGATGGCCGCTACATCTATGTGGGGGCACGCTGGGCCCGCAAGCTGCTGGTGATCGACACGCACGAGAAAAAGGTGATTCGCTCGGTCAACGTCGGCAAGTCGCCGCACGGTGTCTGGACGCTCGATCACGCCAAGCGCTGA
- a CDS encoding EI24 domain-containing protein, whose amino-acid sequence MSSLFDSFWRAAAYCLIPRVIALSLLPLLLIAIVAGVSTYFFWDSAVVSVQQMLGDSGLLSGLWNWLASMGWSHVTDYLAPLLVVLAAVPVIVLIALLSVAVFMTPALVNLVAQRRFPHLARKKGASLLASVVWSALSTVAALLALVVSSPLWLIPPLVLLLPPLIWGWLTYRVMSFDALSEHASKEERKEIFARHRYSLLGIGIVCGFLGAAPSLVWASAVVFAAAFLVLIPVAIWIYTLVFAFSSLWFTHYCLTALEALRTERKETALEVPGTIVATEEAAPTLAGDQPLALPDPSVIKPGNN is encoded by the coding sequence ATGTCTTCCTTGTTTGATTCGTTCTGGCGCGCAGCCGCGTATTGCCTGATTCCACGGGTGATCGCGCTGTCGCTGCTGCCTTTGCTGCTGATCGCCATCGTCGCGGGCGTCAGCACCTATTTCTTCTGGGATTCCGCCGTCGTATCGGTGCAGCAGATGCTGGGTGATTCCGGACTGCTGAGCGGTCTGTGGAACTGGCTCGCCAGCATGGGCTGGAGCCATGTCACCGATTACCTTGCGCCGTTGCTGGTGGTGCTGGCTGCCGTGCCGGTGATCGTGCTGATTGCCTTGCTGTCCGTGGCGGTGTTCATGACACCTGCGCTGGTCAATCTGGTGGCGCAGCGGCGTTTCCCCCATCTGGCGCGCAAGAAGGGCGCATCGCTGCTCGCGAGCGTGGTGTGGTCTGCGCTGTCGACCGTCGCGGCGCTGCTTGCGCTGGTGGTGTCTTCGCCGCTGTGGCTGATTCCGCCCTTGGTGCTGCTGTTGCCGCCGTTGATCTGGGGATGGCTGACGTATCGCGTGATGAGCTTTGATGCGCTGTCCGAGCACGCGAGCAAGGAGGAGCGCAAGGAGATCTTCGCCCGCCATCGCTACAGTCTGCTCGGAATTGGCATTGTCTGCGGCTTTCTGGGGGCGGCGCCCAGTCTGGTGTGGGCATCGGCCGTGGTGTTTGCCGCAGCCTTTCTGGTGCTGATTCCGGTGGCCATCTGGATCTACACGCTGGTGTTTGCGTTTTCATCGCTCTGGTTCACGCATTACTGCCTGACGGCGCTGGAGGCGTTGCGCACCGAACGCAAGGAAACCGCTCTGGAGGTTCCAGGCACCATCGTCGCGACCGAGGAGGCTGCGCCGACCCTGGCTGGCGATCAGCCACTGGCGTTGCCCGATCCATCGGTCATCAAGCCGGGCAATAATTGA